A single genomic interval of Hemibagrus wyckioides isolate EC202008001 linkage group LG13, SWU_Hwy_1.0, whole genome shotgun sequence harbors:
- the zgc:171971 gene encoding DNA-directed RNA polymerase III subunit RPC4 gives MAEGGDGDPVASSSGSLCPTFSLGRGLAGRSLLSPPPPGRLTSLRSRDLTLGGYKKKTFVPNVNSIRKSKDELKEEPRSAPKKERRDREDRQRERRRRERPQTIQSHSIFEQGPADTFRKTGSWGNTNLSDCDPSVLTRSVKKERNVPEDDDDEILEKLQRDDFIDDPGLKNDPKQTPIRLPLHHSSSCLQTEASLKESLSDHTLSKSVKTHEKIPTLTSRSYAGPQPPSIGELFRQLSISEKEELLFIQLPDTVPVPKKAAKSEKLGKKCDVEDKRASHVKTQDPVEKEAAPVLSDFTEGYIGKVQIRKSGKVQLVIGDITMDVSEGAAFSFLQQLVCVRLTEGLTGDMTVLGDVRHKLVCSPDFDALLKRVKAS, from the exons ATGGCAGAAGGTGGTGACGGAGACCCTGTGGCCAGTTCATCTGGGTCTCTGTGTCCGACTTTCTCTTTGGGAAGAGGACTGGCAGGACGCTCATTACTGAGTCCTCCACCTCCAGGCAGACTCACGTCCCTGCGCTCCAGAGACCTGACGCTCGGAGGATATAAAAAG AAAACATTTGTACCAAACGTCAATTCCATTCGTAAAAGCAAAGATGA GTTGAAGGAGGAGCCGCGTTCTGCTCCgaagaaggagagaagagaccgggaagacaggcagagagagcgCAGGCGTAGAGAAAGACCCCAGACTATTCAATCACACTCCATTTTTGAACAGGGTCCTGCAGACACCTTCAGGAAAACAG GAAGCTGGGGGAACACAAACCTAAGCGACTGTGATCCTTCAGTCCTTACTAGGAGTGTTAAAAAGGAGAGGAACGTtcctgaagatgatgatgatgaaatttTAGAAAAGCTTCAGCGAGACGAT TTCATAGATGATCCAGGCCTGAAAAATGACCCCAAGCAGACACCGATCCGACTTCCACTGCATCACTCGTCCAGCTGCTTGCAGACAGAGGCGTCAT TAAAAGAATCTCTCTCTGATCACACTTTGTCCAAGTCAGTAAAAACACACGAAAAGATTCCGACATTGACGAGCAGATCCTACGCCGGTCCTCAGCCACCAAGCATCGGAGAACTTTTCCGGCAGTTGAGCATATCTGAGAAGGAAGAGCTTTTATTCATCCAGCTTCCCGACACCGTACCCGTCCCAAAAAAAGCTGCAAAAAGTGAAAagttggggaaaaaatgtgatgtcGAAGACAAGCGTGCCTCTCATGTGAAAACGCAA GACCCGGTGGAGAAAGAGGCAGCGCCTGTCCTCTCAGACTTCACTGAAGGATACATAGGAAAAGTGCAAATTAGGAAATCGGGCAAAGTGCAGCTAGTCATAGGGGACATTACAATGGACGTGTCTGAAGGAGCAgctttttctttcctccag CAACTGGTGTGTGTCCGGCTCACGGAGGGTCTGACCGGCGACATGACGGTGCTTGGGGACGTCAGACACAAGCTGGTGTGTTCCCCTGACTTCGATGCTCTCCTAAAAAGGGTCAAGGCTTCATGA